The Bombus vancouverensis nearcticus chromosome 2, iyBomVanc1_principal, whole genome shotgun sequence genome window below encodes:
- the LOC117160088 gene encoding uncharacterized protein LOC117160088 — MYAIQNTVRKVPRLLNVCQNQRRTLLATPPRVRIPFAEKVAFGMAIWIGVMGVPLYISCNVNKYNAQKKG; from the exons ATGTACGCGATTCAAAACACAGTTAGGAAAGTACCGAGATTACTAAATGTATGTCAGAATCAACGTAGAACACTTCTTGCTACACCACCAAGGGTTAGAATACCTTTTGCC GAAAAAGTGGCATTTGGTATGGCTATATGGATCGGAGTAATGGGGGTTCCGCTGTACATTTCGtgtaatgtaaataaatataacgcTCAAAAGAAGGGATAG
- the Bcat gene encoding branched chain amino acid transaminase isoform X2 produces the protein MLNQFQFNIKRNSSSLQIRDKKVIQPERSFKYADLTVRLAGPDQLQPKPNVSALAFGKYFTDHMLKIFYHETLGGWQIPEITPFEKLVLHPASKVLHYAVELFEGLKAYRGVDGKIRIFRPELNMERMNNSATRTGLPTFIGEELIKCCCRLISIDQEWVPHSTASSLYIRPTLIGIDPTLGVASSESALLYIILSPVGSYFNKTKENIGISLLADPQYTRAWPGGCGNYKVGSNYGPTIYVQKEAIEKGLQQVLWLYGEDNEVTEAGTMNIFMFFINDDGEKELITPPLTSDLILPGVTRNSILALAREWNQFKVSERKFCMNEVCQLLSENRLLEIFGAGTACIISPVSYIEYVGQPLHIPTMEHSNPVYKMFLKHLTDIQYGIIPDHPWVIPIE, from the exons ATGCTGaatcaatttcaatttaatatcaAGCGGAACTCATCATCTTTACAAATTAGAGATAAAAAAGTAATACAACCGGAACGATCTTTTAAG TATGCAGATCTAACAGTCCGTCTTGCAGGACCAGACCAATTACAACCAAAGCCCAATGTCAGTGCCTTAGCATTTGGTAAATATTTTACAGATCACATGTTAAAGATATTTTATCATGAAACATTAGGAGGATGGCAAATACCAGAAATTACACCTTTTGAAAAGTTAGTTCTCCATCCAGCATCAAAAGTTCTTCACTATGCTGTAGAG TTGTTTGAAGGTCTAAAAGCTTATAGAGGAGTAGATGGGAAGATAAGAATATTTCGACCAGAACTAAATATGGAACGGATGAACAATTCAGCAACGAGAACTGGCCTACCTACGTTCATAGGAGAAGAATTAATTAAATGTTGTTGTAGATTAATTAGTATTGATCAAGAATGGGTACCTCATTCTACTGCTTCTAGTCTATATATACGCCCAACACTTATAGGAATAGAT CCCACACTCGGTGTTGCATCTTCAGAATCTGCTTTACTCTATATTATTTTGTCACCTGTTGGCTCTTATtttaacaaaacaaaagaaaatattgGCATATCTTTACTAGCTGATCCCCAATATACAAGAGCATGGCCAGGTGGTTGTGGTAACTACAAAGTAGGTAGCAATTATGGGCCTACTATATATGTACAAAAGGAAGCTATAGAGAAGGGTTTGCAACAAGTATTATGGCTTTATGGAGAAGATAATGAAGTAACTGAGGCCGGGACTATGAACATTTTCATGTTCTTTATAAATGATGATGGTG AAAAAGAGTTAATAACACCACCATTAACAAGTGATTTAATTCTTCCTGGAGTTACAAGAAATTCTATTTTAGCATTAGCCAGAGAATGGAATCAATTTAAAGTCAGTGAAAGGAAATTTTGTATGAACGAAGTTTGTCAGTTACTTTCAGAAAACAGA ttgttggaaatatttgGAGCAGGAACAGCTTGCATAATTAGTCCTGTATCTTACATAGAATATGTTGGACAACCATTGCATATACCAACGATGGAGCACTCTAATCCTGTTTACAAAATGTTCTTGAAACATTTAACTGATATACAATATGGTATTATACCGGATCACCCTTGGGTGATACCTATCGAATGA
- the Bcat gene encoding branched chain amino acid transaminase isoform X1 — translation MVQLRRQILSCGGMLNQFQFNIKRNSSSLQIRDKKVIQPERSFKYADLTVRLAGPDQLQPKPNVSALAFGKYFTDHMLKIFYHETLGGWQIPEITPFEKLVLHPASKVLHYAVELFEGLKAYRGVDGKIRIFRPELNMERMNNSATRTGLPTFIGEELIKCCCRLISIDQEWVPHSTASSLYIRPTLIGIDPTLGVASSESALLYIILSPVGSYFNKTKENIGISLLADPQYTRAWPGGCGNYKVGSNYGPTIYVQKEAIEKGLQQVLWLYGEDNEVTEAGTMNIFMFFINDDGEKELITPPLTSDLILPGVTRNSILALAREWNQFKVSERKFCMNEVCQLLSENRLLEIFGAGTACIISPVSYIEYVGQPLHIPTMEHSNPVYKMFLKHLTDIQYGIIPDHPWVIPIE, via the exons ATGGTTCAATTGCGACGTCag ATTTTATCTTGTGGGGGAATGCTGaatcaatttcaatttaatatcaAGCGGAACTCATCATCTTTACAAATTAGAGATAAAAAAGTAATACAACCGGAACGATCTTTTAAG TATGCAGATCTAACAGTCCGTCTTGCAGGACCAGACCAATTACAACCAAAGCCCAATGTCAGTGCCTTAGCATTTGGTAAATATTTTACAGATCACATGTTAAAGATATTTTATCATGAAACATTAGGAGGATGGCAAATACCAGAAATTACACCTTTTGAAAAGTTAGTTCTCCATCCAGCATCAAAAGTTCTTCACTATGCTGTAGAG TTGTTTGAAGGTCTAAAAGCTTATAGAGGAGTAGATGGGAAGATAAGAATATTTCGACCAGAACTAAATATGGAACGGATGAACAATTCAGCAACGAGAACTGGCCTACCTACGTTCATAGGAGAAGAATTAATTAAATGTTGTTGTAGATTAATTAGTATTGATCAAGAATGGGTACCTCATTCTACTGCTTCTAGTCTATATATACGCCCAACACTTATAGGAATAGAT CCCACACTCGGTGTTGCATCTTCAGAATCTGCTTTACTCTATATTATTTTGTCACCTGTTGGCTCTTATtttaacaaaacaaaagaaaatattgGCATATCTTTACTAGCTGATCCCCAATATACAAGAGCATGGCCAGGTGGTTGTGGTAACTACAAAGTAGGTAGCAATTATGGGCCTACTATATATGTACAAAAGGAAGCTATAGAGAAGGGTTTGCAACAAGTATTATGGCTTTATGGAGAAGATAATGAAGTAACTGAGGCCGGGACTATGAACATTTTCATGTTCTTTATAAATGATGATGGTG AAAAAGAGTTAATAACACCACCATTAACAAGTGATTTAATTCTTCCTGGAGTTACAAGAAATTCTATTTTAGCATTAGCCAGAGAATGGAATCAATTTAAAGTCAGTGAAAGGAAATTTTGTATGAACGAAGTTTGTCAGTTACTTTCAGAAAACAGA ttgttggaaatatttgGAGCAGGAACAGCTTGCATAATTAGTCCTGTATCTTACATAGAATATGTTGGACAACCATTGCATATACCAACGATGGAGCACTCTAATCCTGTTTACAAAATGTTCTTGAAACATTTAACTGATATACAATATGGTATTATACCGGATCACCCTTGGGTGATACCTATCGAATGA
- the Bcat gene encoding branched chain amino acid transaminase isoform X3: protein MLKIFYHETLGGWQIPEITPFEKLVLHPASKVLHYAVELFEGLKAYRGVDGKIRIFRPELNMERMNNSATRTGLPTFIGEELIKCCCRLISIDQEWVPHSTASSLYIRPTLIGIDPTLGVASSESALLYIILSPVGSYFNKTKENIGISLLADPQYTRAWPGGCGNYKVGSNYGPTIYVQKEAIEKGLQQVLWLYGEDNEVTEAGTMNIFMFFINDDGEKELITPPLTSDLILPGVTRNSILALAREWNQFKVSERKFCMNEVCQLLSENRLLEIFGAGTACIISPVSYIEYVGQPLHIPTMEHSNPVYKMFLKHLTDIQYGIIPDHPWVIPIE, encoded by the exons ATGTTAAAGATATTTTATCATGAAACATTAGGAGGATGGCAAATACCAGAAATTACACCTTTTGAAAAGTTAGTTCTCCATCCAGCATCAAAAGTTCTTCACTATGCTGTAGAG TTGTTTGAAGGTCTAAAAGCTTATAGAGGAGTAGATGGGAAGATAAGAATATTTCGACCAGAACTAAATATGGAACGGATGAACAATTCAGCAACGAGAACTGGCCTACCTACGTTCATAGGAGAAGAATTAATTAAATGTTGTTGTAGATTAATTAGTATTGATCAAGAATGGGTACCTCATTCTACTGCTTCTAGTCTATATATACGCCCAACACTTATAGGAATAGAT CCCACACTCGGTGTTGCATCTTCAGAATCTGCTTTACTCTATATTATTTTGTCACCTGTTGGCTCTTATtttaacaaaacaaaagaaaatattgGCATATCTTTACTAGCTGATCCCCAATATACAAGAGCATGGCCAGGTGGTTGTGGTAACTACAAAGTAGGTAGCAATTATGGGCCTACTATATATGTACAAAAGGAAGCTATAGAGAAGGGTTTGCAACAAGTATTATGGCTTTATGGAGAAGATAATGAAGTAACTGAGGCCGGGACTATGAACATTTTCATGTTCTTTATAAATGATGATGGTG AAAAAGAGTTAATAACACCACCATTAACAAGTGATTTAATTCTTCCTGGAGTTACAAGAAATTCTATTTTAGCATTAGCCAGAGAATGGAATCAATTTAAAGTCAGTGAAAGGAAATTTTGTATGAACGAAGTTTGTCAGTTACTTTCAGAAAACAGA ttgttggaaatatttgGAGCAGGAACAGCTTGCATAATTAGTCCTGTATCTTACATAGAATATGTTGGACAACCATTGCATATACCAACGATGGAGCACTCTAATCCTGTTTACAAAATGTTCTTGAAACATTTAACTGATATACAATATGGTATTATACCGGATCACCCTTGGGTGATACCTATCGAATGA
- the Pak3 gene encoding p21 (RAC1) activated kinase 3: protein MSLNITKLFSRKKTGPVDTVAEIGLPTNVSHKFHVSKNAETGQLEGLPESWIRLLNTQISKSEQDENPAAALQAIKYYNYSMKRKPEEKVFKPFVTEDLIEEESQEIDKILSKKRHSEDSDGSSSASSTDSQVQRLPELPPKVNKIPKPTPRTYPDRIEKTLTEILEDLNTYQIEDDQLPENESEQNKAEESPILRRKTECSTVKLNDEEIFEELRAICHDGDPNLRFEKTKEVGAGASGTVFIASDVQTDQKVAIKDIDLSKQPKKELILTEIKVLKEFQHPNLVNFLDAYLLNEHLWVIMELLEGGPLTDVVTETIMKEAQIAAVCREVLNAISFLHTRGIIHRDIKSDNVLLGMNGAVKVTDFGFCANIDGDEKRQTMVGTPYWMAPEVVTRKQYGKKVDIWSLGIMAIEMIEGEPPYMKETPLRALYLIAAIGKPSIPRWDTLSPTFQNFLERCLAVEVDERATADELLSHPFLENCAELTSLIPLIRTAQRILHKVFH from the coding sequence ATGAGTCTTAATATAACAAAGTTATTTTCAAGGAAGAAAACTGGTCCGGTTGATACAGTCGCTGAGATTGGTTTACCTACTAACGTTTCTCATAAATTTCATGTGAGTAAAAATGCCGAGACTGGACAATTGGAAGGTCTTCCCGAATCTTGGATTCGTCTGTTGAATACGCAAATATCAAAATCAGAACAGGATGAGAACCCTGCTGCAGCTTTACAagctattaaatattataattattctatgAAACGAAAGCCAGAGGAAAAAGTATTTAAACCTTTTGTTACGGAAGATTTGATCGAGGAAGAGTCtcaagaaattgataaaattttatcgaaGAAACGTCACTCTGAAGATTCTGATGGATCGAGCTCTGCGAGTTCTACGGATAGTCAAGTGCAAAGGTTACCCGAACTTCCACCAAAAGTGAATAAGATTCCAAAACCCACACCACGAACATATCCTGATAGAATTGAGAAAACTCTTACTGAGATTCTTGAAgatttaaatacatatcaaattGAAGATGATCAGTTGCCTGAGAATGAAAGTGAACAAAATAAAGCAGAAGAGAGTCCCATTTTGCGAAGGAAGACAGAATGTTCAACAGTAAAGCTTAATGATGAAGAGATTTTTGAAGAACTTCGAGCTATCTGCCACGATGGAGATCCAAATCTTCGCTTTGAAAAAACTAAAGAAGTGGGAGCTGGTGCTTCAGGTACTGTATTCATAGCTAGCGATGTACAAACTGATCAAAAAGTTGCTATAAAAGACATAGATTTATCAAAGCAGCCTAAAAAAGAGCTTATATTGACTGAAATTAAAGTTCTCAAAGAATTTCAACATCCAAATCTGGTTAATTTCTTGGATGCATACCTTTTAAATGAACATCTCTGGGTTATTATGGAATTATTAGAAGGTGGGCCACTTACAGATGTTGTTACTGAAACTATAATGAAAgaagcacaaattgcagcagtTTGTAGAGAAGTTCTAAACGCAATTAGTTTTTTACATACAAGAGGAATTATTCATAGAGATATCAAATCAGATAATGTACTTCTTGGTATGAACGGTGCTGTGAAAGTTACAGATTTTGGTTTTTGTGCTAATATCGATGGTGACGAAAAACGTCAAACTATGGTTGGTACTCCATACTGGATGGCACCAGAAGTAGTGACCAGAAAACAATATGGTAAAAAAGTAGATATTTGGTCTTTAGGTATTATGGCTATTGAAATGATAGAAGGTGAACCACCTTATATGAAAGAAACACCTTTAAGAGCTTTATACTTAATTGCTGCCATTGGTAAACCTTCTATTCCCAGATGGGATACTCTAAGTCCGACATTTCAAAACTTCTTAGAGAGATGTTTGGCAGTTGAAGTCGATGAAAGGGCAACTGCTGATGAATTATTGTCTCATCCATTTTTAGAAAATTGCGCAGAATTAACAAGTCTGATACCCTTAATAAGAACAGCGCAAAGAATTCTTCATAAAGTGTTCCACTAA
- the LOC117160079 gene encoding dihydrolipoyllysine-residue acetyltransferase component of pyruvate dehydrogenase complex, with translation MAQMMIPRIALLSIKNSNRLIPRIFVPLKYQRLCFHTSWVLDVTGREVLMPSLSPTMESGTIVKWLKKEGDKIEPGDALADIQTDKAVVTMEVDDESVLAKIIVQEGTKDIKVGTLIALTVDVDEDWKSVEMPDSISTAPAAPSPTPSAPAAATAAPTASTSAPPPPGQTNVSMPALSPTMTTGTIVKWLKKEGDEIEPGDALAEIQTDKAVMTFEIEDEGVFAKILVPEGSQVAVGQLIAIMVEKGMDWKNVVIPTTTKPSAATAPSAEAAPASATADKTPVPSGQVYGLAVKRLLEEYGLSAQSVKGTGRTNRLLKSDVLAYIQANNLKKVAPKTAAAPKVEKGRKEPGDVPSKAHVPSGRPSTYEDIPVSNIRGVIAKRLGESKSNIPHSYAFVDIKIDKLNEIRSELKADGIKVSINDFVTKATAHALIECPFINTLYQNDQIIRMPRVDISVAVATETGLITPIIFDTSAKSVADISQNIKELAEKARNGRLKPEEFQGGTFTISNLGMFGIKQFSAIINPPQTAILAVGSGREELDVALQKITKMSTTLSYDRRAIDEDQAADFLAVLKAMLEDPSFLVAGKLRALRYAQN, from the exons ATGGCGCAAATGATGATACCTAGAATTGCACTTTTATCTATTAAGAATAGTAATCGGCTAATACCTCGAATATTTGTGCCGCTAAAATATCAACGATTATGTTTCCATACAAGTTGGGTTCTCGATG tcacAGGAAGGGAAGTCTTAATGCCTTCCCTGTCACCTACTATGGAAAGTGGTACTATTGTCAAATGGCTCAAAAAGGAAGGTGACAAAATTGAACCAGGGGATGCGCTCGCTGATATTCAAACTGATAAGGCAGTCGTTACTATGGAAGTTGACGATGAGAGTGttcttgcaaaaataatt gtGCAAGAAGGAACCAAAGATATCAAAGTAGGAACATTAATAGCACTTACAGTTGATGTAGACGAAGATTGGAAATCCGTGGAAATGCCAGATAGTATTTCAACTGCACCTGCAGCTCCATCACCAACACCTTCTGCgccagcagcagcaacagcagcaccTACTGCAAGCACATCAGCTCCACCACCTCCTGGCCA AACAAATGTCAGTATGCCAGCACTATCGCCAACTATGACTACAGGTACAATTGTAAAGTGGCTTAAAAAGGAAGGAGATGAGATAGAACCAGGAGATGCACTGGCAGAGATTCAAACAGACAAAGCTGTTATGACTTTTGAAATCGAGGATGAAGGCGTATTTGCAAAAATCCTT GTTCCTGAAGGAAGTCAAGTGGCAGTAGGACAATTAATTGCCATTATGGTAGAAAAGGGAATGGATTGGAAAAATGTTGTTATCCCGACAACTACAAAACCATCTGCAGCTACTGCACCATCTGCAGAAGCTGCTCCAGCTTCGGCGACTGCAGATAAAACACCTGTACCAAGTGGACA AGTTTATGGTTTAGCCGTAAAGCGATTGTTGGAGGAATATGGATTAAGTGCACAATCGGTCAAAGGTACTGGACGAACTAATCGATTACTAAAAAGTGATGTTTTAGCGTATATTCaagcaaataatttaaaaaaagttgCACCAAAAACAG CAGCTGCACCTAAAGTTGAAAAAGGCAGAAAAGAACCAGGCGATGTACCTTCAAAAGCACATGTACCTAGTGGCCGTCCTTCCACGTATGAAGATATCCCAGTTTCTAATATACGTGGTGTTATTGCTAAGAGACTCGGAGAATCAAAA AGTAATATTCCACATTCTTATGCGTTCGTCGATATTAAGATTGATAAACTAAATGAAATACGTAGCGAACTAAAGGCTGACGGTATTAAAGTCTCGATAAACGATTTCGTTACGAAAGCAACCGCACACGCACTAATCGAATGCCCATTTATTAATACGTTGTATCAAAACGATCAA ATAATTCGTATGCCAAGGGTGGATATTTCTGTCGCTGTTGCTACAGAAACAGGTCTTATTACACCAATTATTTTTGATACTTCAGCTAAAAGTGTAGCAGATATTTCGCAAAATATTAAAGAACTAGCCGAGAAAGCTAGAAACGGTCGATTAAAACCCGAAGAATTCCAAGGAGGAACATTCAc aATATCCAATTTGGGAATGTTTGGTATTAAACAATTCAGTGCAATCATAAATCCTCCTCAAACAGCAATACTTGCAGTTGGAAGTGGTCGTGAGGAACTAG ATGTCGCGCtacaaaaaataacaaaaatgtcAACAACTTTATCGTATGATAGGCGTGCAATTGATGAAGACCAAGCAGCCGACTTTTTGGCTGTTTTAAAAGCTATGTTAGAAGATCCAAGTTTTCTCGTCGCTGGAAAATTACGAGCGCTAAGATACGCACAAAACTGA